The Colwellia sp. M166 genome segment AAGAAATAACCGCGGCAAGTGACGGTAAGTTGGGTGCTATATCCCTAGTCAGTGAACGTTTTACTTACCCGTTAACTATGCGTTTTGCCCAAGAGTTTGTGAAAAGTCGTATGGTACTGGTTGGCGATGCCGCACATACAATACACCCGTTAGCGGGGCAAGGAGTGAACTTAGGTTTACTTGATGCTGCCGCGTTGGCACAAACCCTTGTTGAACAAGTAAAACTTAAAAGTACGCAAGCCCAAAGCAATGGCAATGATCACGGTTGGTATAGTGATAAATCGCTGCAGCAGTTTGCCCGTTGGCGTAAAAGCGAAGCGGCAGAAATGATTGCCGCCATGGAAGCGATTAAACAAGCTTTTGCTCCGCAGCAAAGCGCGGTTAAATTAATTCGTGGTGTTGGTATGTCGTTACTTAATAAAATTAAACCGGCTAAAGCTTTAATGATAAATCAAGCGTTGGGTTTTAAGGGGCAATTACCTGAATTAGCCAAACCACGGTCACAATACTTAGCCAACAAAAAAACACAATGATCGCACTCTTACCTTGTTTTTATTGACCATTAGGTCAAGAAAGGTCGATATTTTCTCAATCTGTTGATACTAAATTGGCAGCTTGAGAAATTCATTTCTGTCATTATTTACCGACAAGATAAAATTTAAATTTGCCAATCGCTGCCTTTATCGACACTTAAGGAATTAAATTTTTAAAAGGTAGACTTTTGAAAATTTAATTTGGAATAGTTTCTTTAGTCGGGTTTAAATTTTAAAATAGCCATCTTATCTGTTGAATCAACAGCTGCTGAGGGATATAATCTTGCTCACTTTTTGTAAATCTACCGTCTTTATCCTAGATTTAGTCTCTGTGCTTGCTTTTAGCGCTGAAAATTTAGATAAAACAACTAACGTGAGTGAAACGTACGATGACAAATAAAACAGTATTACACGCTAAGCACATAGAAGCTGGCGCTAAAATGGTTGATTTCCACGGCTGGGAAATGCCAATCAACTACGGTTCTCAAATTGAAGAACATCACGCGGTGCGTAAAGATGCCGGTATGTTCGATGTTTCACACATGACCATCGTTGATGTTAAAGGTACTGATGCACAAGCATTTTTACGCCGTTTAGTGATCAACGATGTCGCCAAGTTAGACGTTGCTGGTAAAGCACTCTATACCGGTATGTGTAATCATGAAGGCGGCGTTATCGATGATTTAATCGTTTATTTCTTCACTGATACAGATTACCGCTTAGTGGTAAATTCAGCAACACGTGAAAAAGATCTCGCTTGGATCGCTGAGCAATCAGCTGCTTTCGACGTCACCGTAACTGAACGTCCTGAATTTGCCATGATCGCTGTGCAAGGCCCACAAGCCAAAGCTAAAGTAGCGACGTTATTAACGGCTGAACAAATTGCCGCTGTTGATGGTATGAAGCCATTCTTCTCAGCTCAAACTGGCGACTTATTTATTGCTACTACAGGTTATACCGGTGAAAACGGTTATGAAATTGCCTTACCTGCTGACCAAGCCGCTGATTTATGGCAAAACTTGCTTGATGCCGGCGTTAAACCTTGTGGTTTAGGTGCTCGTGATACCCTACGTTTAGAAGCGGGCATGAACCTTTATGGTTTAGACATGGACGAAAGCGTTTCGCCATTAGCCGCTAACATGGCGTGGACCATTAGCTGGGAACCAGAAGATCGTAACTTTAACGGTCGTGAAGTATTAGCAGCACAACGTGCAGCGGGCGACCAAGCTAAATTAGTCGGTTTAGTACTGGCAGAAAAAGGCGTATTACGCACCGGTCTTAAAGTGATCACTGAAGACGGTGATGGCATTATTACTTCAGGCACTTTCTCTCCAACGCTAGGGCACAGTATTGCCATGGCACGCGTACCACGTAGCGTAAAGTTAGGCACTACAGTAGAAGTTGAAATGCGTAAAAAATTAGTTAAAGTGCAAGTGATTAAGCCGAGCTTTGTACGTAACGGTGAAAAAGTTTTTTAAGCAATTTACAACCCATTCGCTACAATAAATTGGCGATAAAATGTGCTTAAAAATGCTAAAAATTTAAGCTATAGTATGACGTTATTAGCGTAGGCATAGCTTTATACTATAGTAATTTACACAAAATTTAAAAATAAAGATTAGGAACAAAACTATGAGCAACATTCCTTCAGAACTAAGATATGCAACATCACACGAATGGGTACGTAACGAAGGTAACGGTATCGTTACTGTCGGTATTACTGAGCACGCACAAGACCTTTTAGGCGATATGGTATTTGTTGAATTACCTGAAGTTGGTGACAGCGTAAGTACTGGTGACGACGTTGCCGTAGCAGAATCAGTAAAAGCAGCATCAGACATCTACGCACCGGTAACGGGCGAAGTTGTTGAAGTGAATGAAGACCTAGAAGACTCACCTGAGTTAGTAAACTCAGACGCGTTTGGTGACGGTTGGTTATTCAAGTTAAAAATTGAAGATGAAGGCGAGCTAGACAGCTTGCTTGATGCTGAAGGTTATGCAAACTCGATCGACGAAGACTAATTTAGCCTCGTCAATTAAGTTTAGTTTGCATTGTCGGCGTTGCTCACCTTGTCACTTACACCAGTAAGCTCCAACGGTTTGCAACTTGACCGCTTTGCCTAAAACATAATTGATATCGCTAATTTTTCGGGCACATTTTGTCTTTATACTGCGTTGCTTTTGTTATTCGTCTCAATCACTTAGTTCACTAAGCTCATAAGACTGATAACTTTAGCGCCTTGCTTACATGGATGTAAGTACTTAGGTTAAGTCGGGAACAATTAACCTGTGTATAAATAACAAACTGTTTACGAAAAGAATTTTAAGCCTCGAAGATTCACTTGAATACCGGGGCTTTCTTTTATATTACGTTTAAATACTAAGTGAAGCTGTTTTATGACTACTCAATATAATGACTCTTTATCTTTAGCTGAATTAGAGCAAAGACAAGATTTTATTCGTCGTCACATTGGTCCAAATGACGAGCAAACTCAAGCTATGTTGCACGATATCGGTGCTGAATCTGTTGATGCCTTGATCAATGAAATCGTACCAAGCGATATTCGTTTAGCAGATTTACCGGCGATTGAAGAAAGCAAAACCGAAGTACAAGCGTTAACCGACTTAAAAGCGGTGGCTAGCTTAAACAAAGTCAACGAGACTTATATTGGTTTAGGTTACTACGGCACACTTACGCCTAATGTTATTTTACGTAACGTGTTAGAAAATCCAGGCTGGTACACGGCTTACACGCCATACCAACCAGAAATTGCTCAAGGTCGTTTAGAGTCATTATTAAACTACCAACAAATGTGTTTAGACCTGACCGGTTTAGACCTAGCATCAGCGTCATTGCTTGATGAAGGTACAGCAGCTGCTGAAGCCATGGCATTAGCAAAACGGGTATCTAAAAATAAAAAATCAAATACCTTCTTCGTTGCAAGTGATGTTTACCCACAAACTATCGACGTTGTTAAACAACGTGCCGAGATGTTTGGTTTTGACATTGTTGTAGCACCTGCGGTTGACGTGGTAGAGCACGACGTATTTGGTGCCTTATTACAATACCCAAGTGCGACGGGTGAAGTTACTGATATCAGTGAGTTAATCGCTAAAGTACATGAGAAAAAAGGTATTGTTGCCGTTGCCGCCGATATTATGAGCTTAGTGTTATTAAAAGCACCGGGTGAATTAGGTGCAGATGCGGTTATTGGTTCAAGCCAACGTTTTGGGGTTCCTATGGGCTATGGCGGACCACACGCCGCATTCTTCACAACGTCTGATAAATACAAGCGTTCATTGCCGGGTCGTATTATCGGGGTATCAAAAGATACTCGCGGTAACCCAGCATTGCGTATGGCCATGCAAACGCGCGAGCAACATATTCGCCGCGAAAAAGCCAACTCAAACATTTGTACCGCACAAGTATTACTCGCGAACATGGCGGCATTTTATGCGGTTTACCATGGTCCGAAAGGCTTAAAAGTGATTGCTGAACGTATTCATCGTTTTGCTGATATTTTAGCGCATGCCGCTAATCTTAAAGGTTTAACACCTTTACACGGACAATTTTTTGATACTTTAACGTTTAATTTATCAAACGAGAAAAAAGCTGACATCGTAGCGCGTGCCTTAGCTAAAGGTGTTAACTTTCGTACTGACGTTGAAAATCAAATCAGTATTTCATTTGATGAAACCACTAACCGCGTTAAGTTTGCCGCAATATTAGCTATTTTATTTGGTGAAGATCACGACTTAGATATCGAATTACTTGACGCTGAGTTGCGTGTATTAGGCAGTGACTCAATTCCTGCGGCATTAAAACGTGAAACAGCGATTCTAACCCACCCAGTATTTAACTCGTATCACAGTGAAACTGAGATGCTACGTTACATCAAAAAGTTAGAAAACAAAGATTTAGCATTGAACCATTCGATGATTTCATTGGGCTCTTGTACCATGAAATTGAATGCGACAGCGCAAATGATCCCAGTATCATGGCCTGAATTTGCTAACATGCACCCATTTGCACCTGTTGACCAAGCACAAGGTTACAAGCAAATGATTGACGAGTTAGGCGACGCATTAATTGAGCTAACAGGTTACGACAACATTTCAATGCAACCAAACTCGGGTGCACAAGGTGAATATGCCGGTCTTATCGCGATTCACAAATACCACGCTAGCCGTGGTGATGATCATCGTAACATTTGTTTAATCCCTGCTTCAGCACATGGTACTAACCCCGCGTCAGCGCAAATGGTTGGCATGAAAGTGGTTGTTGTTGCCTGTGATAAAGAAGGTAACGTTGACATGGACGACTTGCGTAGCAAAGCTAGCGAGTTAGCCGAGAATTTGTCATGTATCATGATCACATATCCGTCAACACACGGTGTATACGAAACGACTATTGCTGAAATTTGTAATATTATTCATCAGCATGGCGGTCAAGTTTATCTTGATGGCGCTAACATGAACGCGCAAGTTGGCGTGACTTCACCAGGCTTTATCGGTGCTGACGTTTCACACTTAAACTTACACAAAACCTTCGCTATTCCACACGGCGGCGGCGGT includes the following:
- the gcvH gene encoding glycine cleavage system protein GcvH, which translates into the protein MSNIPSELRYATSHEWVRNEGNGIVTVGITEHAQDLLGDMVFVELPEVGDSVSTGDDVAVAESVKAASDIYAPVTGEVVEVNEDLEDSPELVNSDAFGDGWLFKLKIEDEGELDSLLDAEGYANSIDED
- the gcvT gene encoding glycine cleavage system aminomethyltransferase GcvT — encoded protein: MTNKTVLHAKHIEAGAKMVDFHGWEMPINYGSQIEEHHAVRKDAGMFDVSHMTIVDVKGTDAQAFLRRLVINDVAKLDVAGKALYTGMCNHEGGVIDDLIVYFFTDTDYRLVVNSATREKDLAWIAEQSAAFDVTVTERPEFAMIAVQGPQAKAKVATLLTAEQIAAVDGMKPFFSAQTGDLFIATTGYTGENGYEIALPADQAADLWQNLLDAGVKPCGLGARDTLRLEAGMNLYGLDMDESVSPLAANMAWTISWEPEDRNFNGREVLAAQRAAGDQAKLVGLVLAEKGVLRTGLKVITEDGDGIITSGTFSPTLGHSIAMARVPRSVKLGTTVEVEMRKKLVKVQVIKPSFVRNGEKVF
- the gcvP gene encoding aminomethyl-transferring glycine dehydrogenase, which translates into the protein MTTQYNDSLSLAELEQRQDFIRRHIGPNDEQTQAMLHDIGAESVDALINEIVPSDIRLADLPAIEESKTEVQALTDLKAVASLNKVNETYIGLGYYGTLTPNVILRNVLENPGWYTAYTPYQPEIAQGRLESLLNYQQMCLDLTGLDLASASLLDEGTAAAEAMALAKRVSKNKKSNTFFVASDVYPQTIDVVKQRAEMFGFDIVVAPAVDVVEHDVFGALLQYPSATGEVTDISELIAKVHEKKGIVAVAADIMSLVLLKAPGELGADAVIGSSQRFGVPMGYGGPHAAFFTTSDKYKRSLPGRIIGVSKDTRGNPALRMAMQTREQHIRREKANSNICTAQVLLANMAAFYAVYHGPKGLKVIAERIHRFADILAHAANLKGLTPLHGQFFDTLTFNLSNEKKADIVARALAKGVNFRTDVENQISISFDETTNRVKFAAILAILFGEDHDLDIELLDAELRVLGSDSIPAALKRETAILTHPVFNSYHSETEMLRYIKKLENKDLALNHSMISLGSCTMKLNATAQMIPVSWPEFANMHPFAPVDQAQGYKQMIDELGDALIELTGYDNISMQPNSGAQGEYAGLIAIHKYHASRGDDHRNICLIPASAHGTNPASAQMVGMKVVVVACDKEGNVDMDDLRSKASELAENLSCIMITYPSTHGVYETTIAEICNIIHQHGGQVYLDGANMNAQVGVTSPGFIGADVSHLNLHKTFAIPHGGGGPGMGPIGVKAHLAPFLPDHALINVSESTQGNGAVSAAPYGSAGILCISYLYIALLGRKGVTDATKYAITNANYLATKLSQHFPILYAGKNGRVAHECIIDLRPLKAESGVTEVDMAKRLMDYGFHAPTMSFPVAGTFMIEPTESESKVELDRFIEAMVCIRDEVRKVASGEWSSEDNPLHNAPHTLADITDTWDRGYTIAEAVFPVPAAAANKFWPTVNRIDDVYGDRNLICSCPPVSTYQD